From one Gemmatimonadota bacterium genomic stretch:
- the cpaB gene encoding Flp pilus assembly protein CpaB translates to MRRQAMILLILAVAAGGAAALLAMRVLRTPESNVAQAAETGMTSVAVAARDMNAGTLLGPEDVTMVEWPASHLPAGYSTSAADVLGRGLLQPVRTNEPLLSEKLASVESGGGMPIMIPQGKRAMSVRVDEVVGVAGFVLPGTRVDVVVTMDRTGSSDEAQTRLVLQNIEVVSAGQSLERDPDGNPVEVAVVTVLVAPDQAEQLAISHSNGRLQLALRNPLDMDSVSTPGITASQVIAGRPQPVVRSTAPRPAATTPAPQAPTQLQLEVYRGPERSTSDVDRTLEASGGGGS, encoded by the coding sequence ATGCGAAGACAGGCAATGATATTACTGATCCTGGCGGTGGCGGCCGGGGGAGCTGCGGCTCTCCTCGCCATGCGCGTGCTCCGAACTCCCGAGTCGAACGTGGCTCAGGCGGCGGAGACGGGCATGACGAGTGTCGCGGTTGCCGCCCGAGACATGAACGCCGGGACTCTCTTGGGGCCGGAAGACGTGACCATGGTGGAGTGGCCGGCGAGCCACCTCCCCGCGGGCTACAGCACTTCGGCCGCGGACGTGCTTGGACGGGGGCTCCTGCAGCCCGTCCGGACGAACGAGCCGCTCCTCTCTGAGAAATTGGCCAGCGTGGAATCGGGCGGCGGGATGCCGATCATGATTCCTCAAGGGAAACGCGCCATGTCGGTTCGCGTGGACGAGGTGGTCGGCGTCGCCGGCTTCGTCCTTCCGGGGACCCGCGTGGACGTGGTCGTAACGATGGATCGGACCGGATCGAGCGACGAGGCGCAGACGCGCCTCGTGCTCCAGAACATCGAAGTGGTTTCGGCCGGGCAGTCGCTCGAGCGGGACCCCGATGGGAATCCGGTGGAGGTCGCGGTCGTCACGGTTCTCGTAGCTCCGGACCAAGCCGAGCAGCTCGCCATTTCACACTCGAACGGGCGTCTCCAGCTTGCCCTCAGAAACCCCCTCGACATGGACTCGGTGTCCACTCCCGGAATCACGGCGAGTCAGGTCATCGCGGGTCGCCCGCAGCCGGTGGTAAGGTCCACTGCGCCGCGCCCGGCCGCCACGACCCCGGCGCCCCAGGCGCCGACGCAGTTGCAGCTCGAAGTATATCGCGGACCCGAGCGTTCGACGTCCGATGTAGATCGTACCCTTGAGGCAAGCGGAGGAGGTGGCTCGTGA
- a CDS encoding prepilin peptidase: MFEWMIGGTLILVAITASWFDLRERRVPNALTIPSLGFAVLMGLADGLPGVGMALAGAAICFLFALPLFLVGGLGGGDVKLLTAFGAFLGPQRLVSGFIAMALVGGVLAAVEMIRRRAVGRTFRNLFFMAMTLGRGTLTGWKKGDSDGWLTIHSAGAVTVPYALAISAGAVFAWFF, encoded by the coding sequence GTGTTCGAATGGATGATCGGCGGGACACTGATCCTGGTGGCTATCACAGCGTCATGGTTCGATCTCCGCGAACGGCGGGTGCCGAACGCGCTCACGATCCCTTCCCTGGGCTTCGCGGTTCTCATGGGACTGGCGGATGGACTCCCCGGGGTCGGGATGGCGCTGGCGGGCGCGGCGATCTGCTTCCTCTTCGCTCTTCCGCTTTTTCTGGTGGGAGGGTTGGGGGGTGGGGACGTCAAGCTCCTCACGGCATTCGGTGCGTTTTTGGGTCCGCAGCGCCTGGTCAGCGGATTCATCGCGATGGCGCTGGTGGGCGGAGTTCTCGCGGCCGTGGAGATGATTCGACGCCGCGCAGTGGGTCGGACGTTCAGGAATCTCTTCTTCATGGCGATGACGCTCGGCCGTGGAACGCTCACGGGATGGAAGAAGGGGGATTCGGACGGTTGGCTCACGATTCACTCAGCCGGTGCGGTGACCGTTCCGTACGCACTGGCGATTTCGGCGGGTGCGGTCTTCGCCTGGTTTTTCTGA
- a CDS encoding Flp family type IVb pilin produces MSQMFRSLWQDESGQDLAEYAMLLVLVAIVVMAVLTPFANAVSGGFTQVTNALFGGGGGGAP; encoded by the coding sequence ATGTCGCAGATGTTCAGGAGTCTCTGGCAGGACGAGTCGGGGCAGGACCTGGCGGAATACGCCATGCTGCTCGTCCTCGTGGCGATCGTCGTGATGGCTGTCCTTACGCCGTTCGCGAACGCCGTGTCGGGTGGGTTCACTCAGGTCACCAACGCGCTGTTCGGTGGCGGTGGCGGCGGTGCGCCCTAA
- a CDS encoding glycosyltransferase family 4 protein has protein sequence MNVRASRLPPGPSLRVLWLADSEREALVETRVEAFAEAADPEQLRIELLGCSRPDGALSSDVGFHPAMRPESLDGRTPRDIAAFMRLVRLLRSGDYDLIHAHLPWACVWGSLAARLTGVPLVASLYGTGGTEGEAAAYAKLERTAVKSLQRWSRRVVALSGAQWDQFVRNHVFPRGLLEVVYPGVDTISLPEPNVRDRLALRRMTGFSADALVAVTIAELEDRRSGVDLLLWAIPEILAAIPDIRFLIVGGGTAKNELIRRVKARGLNRYVHWHDDGPEARRLLTGADFLIHPNSGEPFPFPVVEAMAAGLPVVATRAGGAPELLGPDNAGRLVPSTNPESLAKTVIELAQVPEQLARMGLAGQARVRDKFSSDRWVSQMTRIYRSVVAEAESGVKRPAWPHAGLSVELLGLKKGLAALASARR, from the coding sequence GTGAACGTCCGCGCCTCGCGCCTCCCCCCGGGTCCTTCGCTCCGCGTGCTCTGGCTCGCAGATTCGGAGCGTGAGGCCCTTGTCGAGACCCGGGTCGAGGCCTTCGCCGAAGCGGCCGATCCGGAGCAGCTCCGAATCGAGTTGCTTGGATGCTCCCGGCCGGACGGTGCGCTTTCCTCCGACGTCGGCTTCCACCCAGCCATGCGGCCAGAGTCCCTGGACGGCCGAACCCCTCGTGACATCGCCGCCTTCATGCGGCTGGTTCGACTTCTCAGGAGCGGTGACTACGATCTGATTCACGCCCACCTTCCCTGGGCGTGTGTGTGGGGATCGCTCGCCGCCCGGCTGACCGGCGTTCCCCTCGTCGCGAGTCTTTACGGAACCGGGGGCACGGAAGGGGAAGCCGCCGCCTACGCGAAGCTCGAGCGGACGGCCGTGAAGTCGCTGCAGCGCTGGTCGCGCCGCGTGGTCGCCCTCTCGGGAGCGCAATGGGACCAGTTCGTGCGGAACCACGTCTTTCCCCGTGGGCTTCTCGAGGTCGTTTACCCTGGCGTGGACACGATTTCGCTACCGGAGCCGAACGTGCGGGACCGCCTCGCGCTCCGCCGCATGACCGGGTTCTCCGCGGATGCCCTCGTGGCCGTGACGATCGCCGAGCTGGAGGACCGCCGGAGCGGCGTGGATCTCCTCCTCTGGGCCATCCCCGAGATCCTCGCCGCGATTCCCGACATCCGTTTCCTGATCGTCGGGGGTGGGACGGCCAAGAATGAGCTAATTCGCAGGGTTAAGGCGCGTGGCCTAAATCGTTATGTACATTGGCACGACGATGGACCGGAGGCCCGCAGGTTGCTCACGGGAGCGGACTTCTTGATCCACCCGAACTCAGGGGAACCGTTTCCCTTTCCAGTTGTGGAAGCCATGGCCGCCGGCCTCCCCGTCGTCGCGACGCGCGCCGGGGGCGCGCCGGAGCTCCTGGGACCCGACAACGCGGGGCGTCTCGTTCCTTCGACCAATCCTGAGTCGCTGGCCAAGACTGTCATCGAGCTTGCACAGGTCCCCGAGCAGCTCGCACGAATGGGGCTGGCCGGGCAGGCTCGCGTTCGGGACAAATTCTCCTCGGATCGCTGGGTGTCTCAGATGACGCGAATTTATCGGAGCGTCGTGGCCGAGGCGGAGTCGGGGGTGAAGCGGCCGGCGTGGCCACATGCGGGCCTCAGTGTCGAACTCCTGGGACTGAAAAAGGGACTGGCCGCACTCGCATCTGCGCGCCGCTGA
- a CDS encoding J domain-containing protein has protein sequence MASGESADYYEILQVSPNADSETIGRVFRFLAKRYHPDGPDGGDPDRFAMITDAFRVLTDAERRAQYDARHSRIRAERWKLLDPGPAENEFASDLRIRTAILALLYAARRQDVDQPGVGIYELERLLDCPSEHMKFHVWYLKEQGWIERLEDGRFAVTVSGVDRVSAEGTRPGPLLLPEGGAGDS, from the coding sequence ATGGCAAGTGGGGAATCGGCGGACTATTACGAGATCCTGCAGGTCAGCCCGAACGCGGACAGTGAAACGATCGGGCGGGTCTTTCGTTTTCTCGCGAAGCGCTACCATCCGGACGGGCCCGACGGAGGGGATCCCGACCGATTCGCGATGATCACGGATGCGTTCCGGGTCCTCACCGACGCGGAGCGCCGCGCCCAATACGACGCCCGCCATTCGAGAATCCGTGCGGAACGGTGGAAGCTCCTCGACCCCGGACCCGCCGAGAACGAGTTCGCCTCGGACCTCCGCATTCGCACCGCCATCCTCGCACTCCTATACGCCGCCCGGCGGCAGGACGTGGACCAGCCGGGAGTGGGAATCTATGAGCTGGAACGGCTCCTCGACTGTCCGTCCGAGCACATGAAATTCCATGTCTGGTACTTGAAGGAACAAGGATGGATCGAGCGGCTCGAGGACGGGCGCTTCGCGGTGACCGTATCGGGCGTCGATCGGGTGTCGGCGGAAGGAACCCGGCCGGGGCCGCTCCTGCTACCCGAAGGTGGGGCCGGAGACTCTTAG
- a CDS encoding MoaD/ThiS family protein encodes MRSVRVALPAHLRTLARVGGEVHVDLVEAPTIKDVLDALEGHYPMLRGTIRDQRTKERRAFIRYFADGTDLSHDPTNTPLPDSVLDGSEAFLVIGAISGG; translated from the coding sequence GTGAGATCGGTCCGGGTCGCGCTTCCCGCACACCTTCGCACGCTCGCGCGCGTGGGGGGAGAAGTGCATGTGGACCTGGTGGAGGCGCCGACCATCAAAGATGTCCTGGATGCCCTCGAGGGCCATTACCCGATGCTGCGTGGGACAATTCGGGACCAGAGGACGAAGGAGCGCCGGGCCTTCATTCGGTATTTCGCCGATGGCACGGATCTTTCCCATGATCCGACAAATACGCCGTTGCCCGATTCGGTACTCGATGGATCCGAGGCCTTCCTGGTCATCGGGGCGATTTCCGGAGGGTAA
- a CDS encoding exo-alpha-sialidase produces MTGVRVLVGTKKGAFVLSSDGARRSWKVSGPHFGGWEVMHVNGSAADPNRIYASQWTDWHGQVVQRSDNGGKSWEPVGNEFAYRGEPGMHLWYDGTPHPWAFKRVWHLEPSVTDPDTVFAGVEDAALFQSRDGGKSWSELPALRTDCTPQAWMPGAGGMCLHTILIDPANPKRMYVAISAAGAFRTDDGGASWHVATGGLNSDFLPNPTASVGHCVHNLAFHPSRPDTVFMQKHWDVCRSDNAGESWIEVSGNLPTDFGFPIAVHAHEPETIYVIPITSDALHYPPGGRLRVARSRTAGNEWEMLGKGLPQRNCYVNVLRDALAVDSLDDCGVYFGTTGGQVYVSPDGGDSWKPIVKNLPAVYSVEVQTLP; encoded by the coding sequence ATGACCGGAGTCCGAGTCCTCGTCGGCACGAAGAAGGGCGCGTTCGTTCTTTCGTCCGACGGAGCGCGGCGGAGCTGGAAGGTGTCGGGCCCTCACTTCGGGGGGTGGGAAGTGATGCATGTGAACGGCTCGGCCGCGGATCCGAACCGGATCTATGCTTCGCAATGGACGGACTGGCATGGGCAGGTCGTCCAGCGTTCGGACAATGGAGGGAAGAGTTGGGAGCCGGTCGGGAACGAGTTCGCCTATCGCGGCGAGCCGGGCATGCATCTCTGGTATGACGGGACCCCCCACCCTTGGGCCTTCAAGCGAGTCTGGCACCTGGAGCCTTCGGTGACCGATCCCGACACCGTGTTCGCGGGGGTCGAGGACGCCGCCCTCTTCCAGTCACGGGACGGAGGGAAGAGCTGGTCGGAGCTTCCCGCCCTCCGCACCGACTGCACTCCGCAAGCGTGGATGCCGGGGGCGGGCGGAATGTGCCTCCATACGATTCTGATCGATCCCGCGAATCCCAAGCGCATGTATGTCGCGATCTCCGCCGCGGGAGCCTTCCGCACGGATGACGGGGGCGCATCCTGGCATGTCGCGACGGGCGGACTCAATTCTGACTTTCTCCCGAATCCCACCGCGAGCGTCGGTCACTGCGTTCACAACCTCGCCTTCCATCCGTCGCGTCCGGACACCGTCTTCATGCAGAAGCACTGGGACGTCTGCCGGAGCGACAACGCCGGAGAGTCGTGGATCGAGGTAAGCGGAAACCTCCCGACGGACTTCGGCTTCCCGATCGCCGTGCATGCCCACGAACCGGAGACGATTTACGTGATTCCAATCACGAGCGACGCGTTGCACTATCCTCCCGGCGGACGGCTCCGGGTTGCACGGAGCCGGACCGCGGGGAACGAGTGGGAGATGTTGGGAAAGGGGCTCCCGCAGCGGAACTGTTACGTGAACGTCCTCCGCGACGCGTTGGCCGTGGACTCATTGGACGATTGCGGGGTCTATTTCGGCACCACGGGCGGGCAAGTCTACGTTTCCCCCGACGGAGGGGACAGCTGGAAGCCGATCGTGAAGAATCTTCCGGCCGTTTATTCGGTCGAGGTTCAGACACTTCCGTGA
- a CDS encoding aldo/keto reductase, which translates to MGKWNYSRVEYGKIVARGNGGQPYSGADLVALSGRIPDLLEGGAVVLRFTEHGGKFIDTAPSYGASEQVLGELARDIGSSDEMWWATKVSGVNGRATGLAQVAQSEARLAPGRIRLQQVHNLGDWQVQLPLLRELKAEGRISYLGITTTGDNRYEDVIQMLRNETLDFVQLDFAIDNREVEETIFPIARDRGIATIAALPFGRARLFSRVQGRTLPEWAAEFDANSWAQFFLKYLLSNPDMTVVILGTSNPDNLVDNMGAGLGRLPDAAMRRRMAEHVDALPQA; encoded by the coding sequence GTGGGAAAGTGGAACTACTCAAGGGTCGAATACGGAAAGATAGTCGCCCGGGGAAATGGGGGACAGCCTTACTCGGGGGCTGATCTCGTGGCCCTTTCCGGACGAATTCCTGACCTTTTGGAGGGTGGCGCGGTCGTGCTCCGCTTCACGGAGCACGGCGGAAAGTTCATTGACACGGCACCCTCTTATGGCGCTTCCGAGCAGGTGCTCGGGGAGCTCGCCCGGGATATCGGGAGCTCCGACGAGATGTGGTGGGCCACGAAAGTCAGTGGAGTGAATGGTCGCGCCACGGGGCTGGCGCAGGTCGCGCAATCCGAGGCACGCTTGGCTCCCGGCCGGATCCGGTTGCAGCAGGTCCATAATCTGGGTGACTGGCAGGTCCAGCTCCCGCTCCTCCGCGAGCTCAAGGCCGAAGGGCGGATCAGCTATCTCGGGATCACGACGACGGGCGACAATCGTTACGAGGACGTAATCCAGATGCTGCGGAACGAGACGCTCGACTTTGTCCAACTCGACTTCGCGATCGACAATCGTGAGGTGGAGGAGACCATCTTTCCGATCGCGCGCGACCGGGGCATCGCGACCATCGCCGCCCTTCCCTTTGGGCGAGCGCGCCTCTTCAGCCGCGTGCAGGGACGGACTCTCCCCGAGTGGGCCGCAGAGTTCGACGCGAATTCGTGGGCCCAATTCTTCCTCAAGTATCTCCTCAGCAATCCGGATATGACCGTAGTGATTCTGGGGACTTCGAACCCGGACAACCTGGTGGACAACATGGGTGCTGGACTGGGGAGGCTACCGGACGCGGCCATGCGCCGCCGGATGGCGGAACACGTGGACGCGCTGCCGCAGGCCTGA
- a CDS encoding TonB family protein, with amino-acid sequence MTLRVVRGDVLPDTPIYDSGTNEWRRAGDIPVVRFVVEEASLQLQEPLEAWVAGSDAISETTTDRTESVASVETTSASGAPPAAVGSVGAPAKVEPPSLEVAAAIPDIPSVRSPLQPSPSFPARVSIGSPRRAAAFLITIAGALVVAAFLVIPRLRTEEAFADSTNLTRAKSVLDLGLGPIAMTDLGADRAVSPPAPFRLVPEGSEAVRVSESDFEVDPAVLVDEAVQSIPIPPPVIELSAELPSDGGDVGLPTIAEVVRIEDLLSAPTAAPSPAVDPRGRPIVTFFEVPPRVSNSTAVRAALRREYPSNLLEAGIGGRADLWFYVNNEGVAESVQLHQSSGASELDEAALRVAHDFAFTPGRIAGEPAAGWILVGVIFDRR; translated from the coding sequence TTGACCCTCCGCGTCGTCCGCGGGGATGTCCTGCCGGATACGCCGATTTACGACTCGGGGACGAACGAGTGGCGGCGGGCAGGTGACATCCCGGTGGTGAGATTCGTCGTGGAAGAGGCGAGCCTCCAGCTGCAGGAGCCGCTGGAGGCCTGGGTCGCGGGCTCCGATGCCATCTCCGAGACAACGACGGATAGGACGGAGTCAGTCGCGTCCGTCGAAACGACGTCTGCGTCGGGTGCTCCACCCGCGGCGGTCGGCAGTGTCGGCGCCCCCGCGAAGGTCGAGCCACCGTCCCTCGAGGTCGCGGCCGCGATTCCCGACATTCCTTCCGTCCGATCCCCGCTCCAGCCCAGCCCATCGTTCCCAGCTCGGGTTTCAATCGGAAGTCCACGCCGCGCGGCGGCGTTTCTCATAACGATTGCCGGAGCTCTCGTGGTGGCCGCATTCCTGGTCATCCCCCGCTTGAGAACGGAGGAGGCGTTCGCGGACTCCACGAACCTTACGAGGGCGAAGTCCGTGTTGGACCTCGGCCTTGGTCCGATCGCCATGACGGATCTCGGCGCCGATCGCGCAGTTTCACCGCCGGCGCCCTTCCGACTGGTCCCGGAAGGCTCCGAGGCCGTTCGCGTGTCCGAGTCCGACTTCGAGGTGGATCCCGCGGTCCTTGTGGACGAGGCAGTTCAGAGCATTCCGATCCCGCCGCCCGTGATCGAACTGAGCGCTGAACTCCCGTCGGACGGCGGGGATGTCGGCCTACCTACGATCGCCGAGGTGGTGAGAATCGAAGACCTCCTGTCCGCTCCCACCGCGGCTCCGTCGCCGGCGGTGGACCCCAGGGGCCGGCCGATCGTCACTTTTTTCGAGGTCCCGCCCCGCGTCAGCAACTCCACCGCGGTCCGAGCGGCGCTTCGCAGGGAATACCCCTCGAACCTGCTGGAGGCGGGGATCGGAGGAAGAGCCGACTTGTGGTTCTACGTCAACAATGAGGGGGTGGCGGAAAGTGTTCAGCTGCACCAGAGCTCCGGAGCTTCCGAGCTGGACGAAGCGGCGCTCCGCGTCGCCCATGACTTCGCCTTCACTCCAGGGCGCATCGCGGGCGAGCCGGCCGCCGGATGGATCCTCGTCGGCGTCATCTTCGACCGTCGCTGA